The Alteriqipengyuania halimionae genome contains a region encoding:
- the pdxH gene encoding pyridoxamine 5'-phosphate oxidase: protein MNDSESQLPQTEPFGLFATWFEEAEASEPNNANAMALATATPGGAPSVRMVLLKDWSPDGFTFYTNGLSRKGMEIGQNPQVALLFYWKTLGRQVRIEGPLEQVSDEEADAYFASRPRDSQIGAHASQQSAALDERATFLERIAEVEARYEGQDVPRPPHWTGFRVAPRFVELWSDRANRLHDRRLYTRSAEGWTSTLLYP, encoded by the coding sequence CCAGCTTCCCCAGACCGAACCGTTCGGCCTGTTTGCCACCTGGTTCGAAGAAGCCGAAGCGAGCGAGCCAAACAATGCCAACGCCATGGCGCTCGCCACCGCGACGCCGGGCGGCGCGCCGTCGGTGCGGATGGTGCTGCTGAAGGACTGGAGCCCGGACGGGTTCACCTTCTACACCAACGGGCTGAGCCGGAAGGGCATGGAGATCGGGCAGAACCCGCAAGTTGCGTTGCTGTTCTACTGGAAGACGCTGGGGCGCCAGGTGCGGATCGAAGGGCCGCTCGAACAGGTTTCGGACGAAGAAGCGGATGCCTATTTCGCCAGCCGTCCGCGCGATTCGCAAATCGGCGCGCATGCCTCGCAGCAATCCGCCGCGCTCGACGAACGGGCAACCTTCCTCGAGCGGATCGCCGAGGTCGAGGCTCGCTATGAAGGGCAGGACGTGCCGCGCCCGCCGCACTGGACGGGCTTTCGCGTCGCGCCGCGTTTCGTCGAATTGTGGTCCGATCGGGCCAATCGCCTGCACGACCGGCGACTCTACACCCGCTCCGCCGAGGGGTGGACCTCCACGCTGTTGTATCCGTGA